TTATTCAAAATGATGTGGTGCGAAGTATGCCTATTGATGATATGTTCTTTAGACCTATGCCTTATAATTATCTGCAGCTTATTACAACGCACGCAATTAATGTGGATGATTATGATATGGATTCTGTGGCAATCACAACTGAATCTTTACAAACAGTGTATATGTCTGAGAATAATATTTATCTTGTTGGTCAAGAGTATATTTCTGAGTGGGAACTTCGAGAAGAAATTATTAAAGACGTATTACATGATGACTTAACTCAAGCTGATAGGGCTCTTATTGCATCCATTAAGAAAATTGATAATAAAATCTTAAACCAAGCAGAAAAAGAACAAAAGATTATGCAGGTGTATTATTACTACATTGATGCCATGTCTTCTGAAGAAGAATCTACTTTTGAAAAAGATGTTGATGCCCAGCTTGCAGAGCAACTCGAAGAGTTAGAGTATTTAGAGTATTCTCTTATCGATAAGATTAGTGCAGACAATGGCAAGTTAGCAATTGCTAGTCAAGGGAAAGTTCCTGGTCAATTATCTAATCAGTTCTCTTTAGATGAGTATGAGGGAAATCTTCGTGTGGCAACAACAATTAATACTGTATGGTCTTCTGTTATAAAGGAGAGATCTGAATCAACAAACAATGTATGGGTGCTAGATGATAATTTAGAAATCGTGGGCCAACTCACTGGTCTTGCAGAGGGTGAGCGAATTTACTCAACAAGATTTGTTGGTGATAGGTTATACATGGTAACGTTTAGGCAAATTGATCCGTTCTTTGTCATTGACTTAAGCAACCCCCAAAATCCGCGCTCGCTTGGTGAATTAAAAATTCCTGGCTTTAGTAGATACTTACATCCGTATGATGAAAATCATATTATTGGTATTGGTCGGGAAGCAACGGATATGGGTAGAACGCAAGGACTCAAAATCTCTTTATTTGACGTGAGCGATGTAGTAAACCCAAAGGAGGTTGCTAAGTTTGTCACACAAGAAAAATATGCTTCAAGCATTGCTGAGTATGAGCATAAAGCATTCCTCTTTAGTAAAGAGAAGAACTTGCTGGTTATTCCCGCTTACAGCTACAATTACCGGGATGAAGGAGAAACCTATAACGGTGCTTTAGTCTTTGATATTGATACTGAAGAAATAGAGCTTCGTGGTTTAATTGATCATTCAGGTAGCTTGGATAGTAATTATTACTACCAAGCCGGCGTTGAGCGTTCTTTGTACATTGAAGATATGCTCTACACCAAGAGTCCTCGGCTGTTAAGAATTAATAGTTTGGATACGCTTGAAGGTGTAAAGAACGTTGATTTAGAATTGCCAACAAAAATGAACGTCTATTAGATGTTCATATTTTTTTCTTTTTATCTTGTTTCTTTTACTTTAATAGTGGTTCCCATTATTGGTTTTTTTGCCACAAGAATGCCCATGATAATGATGATACCATAGAGTGCAAAAATACCTCGACCAATACTCGTCAAGAGAAATCCTGAAACAACAAAACTAATCGTAACTGCTACTCGAGAAATGGAGGTGAAGCTTCCCACTACTTTCCCTTCTATTCTTTTTTTCTCTGCAATGGTGGACATAAATGACCATGCAGAAACGTTCCAAAAGGAGCCCCCTATTGCTCGAACAAAAATAAGAACGAGAAGTAGCCCATAGTTGTTTACAAAGCTCATTGCTACAAGTGTCAGGGCGCTGAGTAAAAGACCAATGAGCGTTCCTTTATTACTTCCAATAGTATCTGCAATTCGTCCGAAGAAGAATTGAAGTGTGTGCGCCAAACCCATTAAAAATACAGCAACGCTCATATGTAAATTGGACAGCCCCATTTGTTGTATAATAAAGAAAGGGAGAACAAGTGTCATGTAGGGGATAGAAAAATTTGCTGCAACTCCTAGGATGCTAACTGCTCGAAGTTCTTTAACGCGCAAAACATCTCGAACATCTTTAAGTGGATTAAAATCTTTTTTTCGCAGTTTCTCTTTTTTTCGATGCTCGTAATTATTTTTAAAAAAACAAAGATCATATATCATAAGTCCAAGTAAAAGAGAAATCATGATTGTCCACGCAGTAAGAAAGATGTATTCATAACCATAATAATCTGCAATATAGCCGCCAATAAATGGTGCGATAATAACTGCTATGGAGACAATAGATTGTGCCGTGCCTGTGATGCTGCTTCGTTTATTCTCGTCTTCAACAGTGTCATTAATACGCGAAAGTGATGTGACAACGACAGCGTTAAAGGCGATTGCTGAAAGACATCTTATTAAAAAAAGTCCTACGGGGTCAGTAATAAGTATGTATCCTCCAAGCGAGATAATTTCAAGAACTAATCCGAATAGAATGACTTTGAAACGACCGATTTTATCTGAAAGTGTTCCAACAACCGGCGCGGCAATAATGCTGATAAGTGAGAAAAGTGCAAAAAACCATCCTTTTAACGATTCAGACCATCCTAGCGTCGAGAGATATGGTGAAAGAAACGAGATATACAAATAGATAACAAAATAATAGAATGCATCCATGGTTGTTGTTTTCACGAATTTGTTAAACAGCACTCTGCTTTGAAAAACTACCATTATAATAAAGTTCTCCTCACAATCCTTTTTAAAGTTTTTTAAATAAGTTAAGGGTATTAATATCTATTCTGTCTTAATGTCACAAAGCCGAGCAATAACGTTGCCTTGAAGTGTACTTGAGTCAAATGTATTTCTAAGCAAAGCGAAAGAAATAGCTACATTTGACGTTTGAATTTTCGAGCCGGAGGAAAGAACAACAACTTCGCAATGTTATTGCGATGCTAATGAATTTCCACAACGCTTAAAAATAGGTGCCACGTCGTCTCTATGTATGAATCAAAAACAGAAAGCTGTTTTTGAACATCGTAAAAACGCCAAGGTATTTTTCAATGAATCAAAAACAAATCGGTAGTATTGTGCTTATTATTGGTATTCTTCTAGCTGGCTTTGTCTTTATCCTGAAAACAAATCTTGACGCAGCTGCTGATCTTGAAGCTTTAATGGCTATTAATGAAACAGGCACTTGCATCACCGATGAAGGCAAATGTTTGCATAAACAATATGATGCATTGTATATTATTGGTTGGCTTATTTCTGGTTCGTTAATTATTCTAGGCATCTATCTTATGTTCTTTGATAAAACGCAAAAATTGCTTGTTGAGCAAAATATTCGTGTAGTTAGAGCGCTTAAAGAAGCAAAAAAAGAAGAAGCAAAAAAAGATAATCTTACTGCGTTCCTCTCTGCTTTTCCTGATGATGAGCGAAAACTTCTTCGAGTAATTCATGACCAAGAAGGCATTAAACAATCCACGCTAAGATTTAAAATGGGTATGAGTAAATCAACACTTTCCATTTTACTTACCTCTTTAGAAGAACGCGACATCATC
The sequence above is drawn from the Candidatus Woesearchaeota archaeon genome and encodes:
- a CDS encoding beta-propeller domain-containing protein encodes the protein MKKTTLSSLFLIKLLVVALLATGCTTSDPYTPYTGTYQEYEGTIETPDLQNFASVEEYQELASSSSKSLYGNMMYGLDMVQEVAMPSRSVELSADTAMTMNGGGLAYSETNNQVTGVDEADIIKTDGEYIYTITGSMLYIVEAYPAEDAQVLSTVNFEEYNPTSMFIVDDKLVVFGTFNDNDFYDELGFRPRSGMTFVQFYDVSDRNNPVLDEKFEFEGRYFDARLIDDDVYLVVQASPGVRDEYPTPIIIQNDVVRSMPIDDMFFRPMPYNYLQLITTHAINVDDYDMDSVAITTESLQTVYMSENNIYLVGQEYISEWELREEIIKDVLHDDLTQADRALIASIKKIDNKILNQAEKEQKIMQVYYYYIDAMSSEEESTFEKDVDAQLAEQLEELEYLEYSLIDKISADNGKLAIASQGKVPGQLSNQFSLDEYEGNLRVATTINTVWSSVIKERSESTNNVWVLDDNLEIVGQLTGLAEGERIYSTRFVGDRLYMVTFRQIDPFFVIDLSNPQNPRSLGELKIPGFSRYLHPYDENHIIGIGREATDMGRTQGLKISLFDVSDVVNPKEVAKFVTQEKYASSIAEYEHKAFLFSKEKNLLVIPAYSYNYRDEGETYNGALVFDIDTEEIELRGLIDHSGSLDSNYYYQAGVERSLYIEDMLYTKSPRLLRINSLDTLEGVKNVDLELPTKMNVY
- a CDS encoding MFS transporter, which translates into the protein MVVFQSRVLFNKFVKTTTMDAFYYFVIYLYISFLSPYLSTLGWSESLKGWFFALFSLISIIAAPVVGTLSDKIGRFKVILFGLVLEIISLGGYILITDPVGLFLIRCLSAIAFNAVVVTSLSRINDTVEDENKRSSITGTAQSIVSIAVIIAPFIGGYIADYYGYEYIFLTAWTIMISLLLGLMIYDLCFFKNNYEHRKKEKLRKKDFNPLKDVRDVLRVKELRAVSILGVAANFSIPYMTLVLPFFIIQQMGLSNLHMSVAVFLMGLAHTLQFFFGRIADTIGSNKGTLIGLLLSALTLVAMSFVNNYGLLLVLIFVRAIGGSFWNVSAWSFMSTIAEKKRIEGKVVGSFTSISRVAVTISFVVSGFLLTSIGRGIFALYGIIIIMGILVAKKPIMGTTIKVKETR
- a CDS encoding MarR family transcriptional regulator is translated as MNQKQIGSIVLIIGILLAGFVFILKTNLDAAADLEALMAINETGTCITDEGKCLHKQYDALYIIGWLISGSLIILGIYLMFFDKTQKLLVEQNIRVVRALKEAKKEEAKKDNLTAFLSAFPDDERKLLRVIHDQEGIKQSTLRFKMGMSKSTLSILLTSLEERDIIARKEAGKTKEIFLRKKF